One window from the genome of Nicotiana sylvestris chromosome 9, ASM39365v2, whole genome shotgun sequence encodes:
- the LOC138878758 gene encoding zinc finger BED domain-containing protein RICESLEEPER 2-like encodes MNKMIFIASVMDPRNKFEYVEGALEELFGEEKGKKINAEVYAYMNSLFGEYLKKYSTESCPQSPSSSTSSNNTSNTPSGSVISASKIRTKLSLKKQKEDNGSGGAKSELDKYISEEQEPFSEEFDILSWWKTHAPRFPILSELARDVLAIPISSVASECAFSTGGRILDSFRSSLTPKCVQALICVQDWLREEKNPISVEEDLKYLEELELGKLFNSK; translated from the coding sequence atgaataaaatgatttttattgcttccgtcatggatccacgtaacaaatttgaatatgttgagggagcacttgaagaactttttggggaggaaaaagggaagaaaataaatgcTGAGGTATATGCTTATATGAATTCTTTGTTTGGAGAGTATCTAAAAAAGTATTCAACCGAATCTTGTCCTCAATCTCCATCTAGTTCTACTTCATCTAACAACACATCTAATACACCTAGTGGGAGTGTTATAAGTGCATCAAAAATAAGGACTAAGCTTAGCTTgaagaaacaaaaggaagacAATGGAAGTGGGGGTGCTAAATCGGAGTTGGATAAATACATTAGTGAAGAACAAGAGCCTTTTAGTGAAGAATTTGATATCTTGAGTTGGTGGAAAACACATGCTCCTAGATTTCCTATTCTTTCGGAGTTGGCTCGTGATGTGTTGGCAATTCCAATTTCTAGTGTGGCGTCGGAATGCGCGTTTAGCACTGGTGGCCgtattcttgattcatttaggagttcattgactccTAAATGTGTGCAAGCTCTTATTTGTGTTCAAGATTGGCTTAGAGAAGAGAAGAATCCTATTAGTGTTGAAGAAGACTTGAAGTATCTTGAAGAACTCGAGCTTGGTAAGCTTTTTAATTCAAAATAA